In the genome of Melitaea cinxia chromosome 4, ilMelCinx1.1, whole genome shotgun sequence, the window GGTAAACACTTTTCGGAAAAAGGAAATTTACGTACAACGCACAAATTAAGTTAAACATAACAAATTCATATTCAATAAAATCAGTAAaagaaaatagaatatttatgcTATATAagtagcgacccgccccgacttcgcacgggtgtAATGCTGATGCTAAATAGGTACTATCTACAGttaacacaaaaagaatattaaaataaaaaaatgtttgtctttCTCAGGTGGGGACGATGAGGGAACAGGAAGGCGACGGCCCAGAGAGCCGTTAGCCGGACTCGATGGACGAGTATGGCGGGCCGGCGGCGCCGCCCCGGCCGCCCAAGCCGGCGGCGCGCGAGCACCGCGCGGGCGGCGTGTCGCTGCTGCGGCCGCGGCCCGAGGCCGAGCGCGAGCGCAACGCGTACGTGGaggcgccgcgccgcgcgccgcccgcgccccccgcgccgcccgcgccgccgcaccGGCCCGCCGGCGCGCCGCTCAAGCCGGTGACGGCGCAGcccggcggcggcggcggcgacAAGCGGCGCGCGGCCGGCGGCGAGTCGATCGTGTGCGCGGCGTGCGGCCGCTGCCGCTGCTCGCAGTGCGCGCGGCCGCGCCCGCTGCCGCAGCGCTGGCTGTGCGGCTCGTGCCTGTGCAGCGCGGAGGCGTGCGTCGACTACGCGTCGTGCATGTGCTGCGCCAAGGCGCTGTTCTACCACTGCGGCAGCGGCGAGGAGGAGGGCGAGGCGGGCTGCGCGTGGCCGCggctggcggcgctggcggcgctggcggtGCCGCTGCCGTGCCTGTGGCTGTACTGGCCGCTGCGCGCgtgcgcggcggcgggcgcggccgcGTACGCGCGCTGCCGCCGCGCCGGCTGCCGCTgccccgcgccgccgccgccctcCAGTATTATCTAGTCCCGCCGCCCgcgtgtacaaatatttattggcGAGCGGCCGCCGCTCCGGACGGACTCGAGGCCGCGAGGCCGGTGCCGCGGGCGGGCCGGGGCGGCGGACGAGCCCCGGCCCGCCGAGTGAACGTCTCTGTAAATATAGTCGTATGGTGTGAATGTACGTGAACGTGTCGCCCGAACGCCGAAAGTCTCAAATTTTCTTGAGACCGAAACGTGTCATAAGAAAACGCTAACGTTAGTATTTTGGATTCCACACAGATCCAGAGAAGATTAAGAAATGAGATATAAAACATACTTATTAAGATGTAGATAATttaccatttatttattaactgaatttgtatttatttgtaaataaaacgacaacattatattataaatacgaatgtttactacaatatttgttttcttttgtcATAAAGCTGTAAACCACTGCACTTTAAGTAACCTcatatatttgtgatattataatattcacGTTTCGTATGGACAGTTTACATTATGTACTTCTCGGTCTAAAAATGCAATGATAATTTAAATCTGAattaatgttacaaaataatatgaggAGTACCGAACTATGTTTGATAAACTATCGTAactttttatacttataaagtattaatagacagacaaaaatggtacTTCAATATTTCACACAAGTAGATAAATTTATCTTATATCAAAATACGTTTTAATTAAAGTACAAATGAATCACCTATTTATTGTACGCCTTTGTATATTAAAAGTATAACTATTAAGGGTATTCTATTCAGATAGGTTCTAAATTTAGCAAAATTCTGTTAACGTTTTCTCTAGGCAAACTTGATGCAACCAATTAATCCAAAACTTTTGAAAAGTTTACGTATTAGTCAACTATAGTTGCTACGTGTACGCTGCGTCTAAAGAAGCATATGTGTCGGTGTATAAATAGTGGTTCGTTTACGAGTGGCAGGAGGAAGTTAGGCGCGCCGCTTCCTTTCGGCGCAGGATGCACCTCCTGTCTCACTCTTCCTTCCTCCGCTCATACCCAGATAAACATGTTTAACTGATGCCTGGAATGCATTCCGAAAATAAAGATTCATTTTTtcgtttcataattttttacattcaATTGAACAAATATTCCTCACAGTGAGGAAATTAATTAATGCTTATAAATCCcggttaaattttaagtttttaaatttaatattaatacaaaataaaaacgaaatttataatatacccGTAAATAGATACGGTATAATCAAAATacagtttacaaaaaaaaaagtaggaaaacaattatgtacgtatgtatgtatattttgagTGTATAGTTTATGTAGACTATTTAAAAGATTTACTTAAAGTACATACTTAGCTGAATCGTTTAAATGGGGACAACAGATGTCGACAAGCCGCCAACGGCGTTTGATGAGCGGATGAGCTCTGGCATGGGATAAATAAAAGGCGACTATCGCTTGTAGAACGTACTAGATAAGTGGAGatataaacatgtaaaaaatttaataatgtaaactTTTTATCGATATTTACTTTGTGAAACGGCGCCTTGAATATCTGAGTAACATATTAGACAGCGTGAAGTGCGGATGTGTCATGCTTAGCCCTACAATGTATAGTGGGTACTTTGAATCCGCTCCCGATATATTTAGGCTTTGCTGTACGTAGTGAGCAATTCTCGTATAGGACGCCTATTTATTTTCAGCGTGCGTAAGCGCACCACATCGAGAATTTTAATGTCCGATATTTGCAAGCGTACAGGATCCTCGCTCTACGTCTCCGAATAGACACCACGGCATTTCTGTTTACTCGAACGCAAATGCGTCTAGGTGAtgtattaaaatagataaaCCTGTTTGCTGCGACTGAtttcatgttttatattaaagaaaaggacgacgcgttagcgctacggtcacagcactggtttgtggctgttgcgctggcggtttcgggttcgatccatgcacatgacagacatttgtattggccatacttatgtttgccgtggtctaggtatttgtgcagtccttgtgggtctccccatcgtgcctcggagagcacattaagccgtcggtcctggttgttatcatgtactcctgatagcgatcgttactcacagtaaggaatatccgccaacccgcattggagcagcgtggtggattaagctctgaccctacaggctgaagcgagaaataaaaaaataatctcgcGTATAAAATATGTCGGCCCCACGGATCTTTTGACCTATGCTTCGTAGAAGGTGAATTATTCGTGTCATAGTGAGGCAGATTCAAGATTTATGAGAGCTCGGGGCGATGGAGGTGCGTCGAGGCGCTTGTATTCGTAAACAAGCTATTTCACTGTCAAATCTTGCTATTTATCGATCGCATTCCGTGACCTGTGACCTGTGATGCATGATGCAGTAGCATTCTGATTGTTCAATGCTATGTGAATAATGCTCTACTTCGTTTTAGACGATAAAAGAGGGgttacctttttatttttatcttgttgTTACATAATCGTGTGtgctattaataataatcattgatATACAAGTGATTTAGACTCCGTAATAGATACAATAAAACTTATCATACtcgttatttttgtttaatggtAATGTAGAAGTAGTGTGATGACAACAATTGTTTTGTGTTATGAACGTAATAGGTAAATTCGTGGTACCTTCAGTCTCAATGTACCAGAACGATATGCTTAAAATTGCCGtaagaattttatttgatatctcGTACAAGTTCAAGACATgctatattttgataaatacataAGTATTCTATTAATAAAGTAGACATTATCATCCGACGCCTCAGTCACGTAGCCAGCGGGTCTGCGAAATACTCTAGCCGCAAGCAATACGTgcagaatttaaataaaattaaactgtatgctattttttgtacaaatcaATTGACTTTACTTCTATGATATGATAATTATCTACGTATTTGAGACATTACGAGTCAtagaaacttaaatataaatagaaaacttaaatcagtttaagaaaaaaagatattaatctCACCGGCAATTGTGATTTAATTGTGGCTCTGACGTATGCagttttaagattaaattaCTGAATAATGAAGGTATTTGgtcgaaataaattaattaattaataatttagttaaaaaatctagaattgtttaattatatcaaaCAAAACCCCTTTTAAAGTTTCTAAAATgactttcatatatatatatgaaatatgaattggaatgtaacattaataaatatgtggtgtcatgggacaccaggtcagtgaagcaacacaatttgaaaaaaaattttgaattttatgtatattttctagttcttgattttttttaaaattttgttgatttgttcttaattatgtacataaaagtatttaggaaatttagtattttagaaaataataaataccgtaaaataaaataaatcaaacaaaataataataataactcaaaCTGggctttatttatgtttgtcGACATATTATATGTTTGtcgtataaaattacataaataatttaaaaaaaagtttactagtaatattttagttttacaaacgtcatattatacagtcgtgtgtctgatattacgtcacttccgttatatatttttcttacggttttagtaccacatttttttcagttaggtcacccagccaaatgtcaagcctgccgtaaggaacttcgttccaataattattagataacattttttaaattaaatattgcaCTATGAATATATGATAacatgaaatacatacatacataagaGGAATATTCGACGGTAGTTTGTTGGCATCATCTGCAGCGGAGACGCAGCCGATAAGACAGGTCATCGCGCAGGAAGCAGCACTTCAAACGAGCTCCCGAAGCGATGATAACGATTTGTGCAAATGCGGCGTCCGCACTCATT includes:
- the LOC123670257 gene encoding protein sprouty, which translates into the protein MDEYGGPAAPPRPPKPAAREHRAGGVSLLRPRPEAERERNAYVEAPRRAPPAPPAPPAPPHRPAGAPLKPVTAQPGGGGGDKRRAAGGESIVCAACGRCRCSQCARPRPLPQRWLCGSCLCSAEACVDYASCMCCAKALFYHCGSGEEEGEAGCAWPRLAALAALAVPLPCLWLYWPLRACAAAGAAAYARCRRAGCRCPAPPPPSSII